In Nerophis ophidion isolate RoL-2023_Sa linkage group LG02, RoL_Noph_v1.0, whole genome shotgun sequence, one DNA window encodes the following:
- the dhdh.2 gene encoding trans-1,2-dihydrobenzene-1,2-diol dehydrogenase isoform X3, translating into MFLDTFTRIILGNPSSFYCVASVLGRLNSTCSWRGVSTGVLRPVSEGSRRQLHGLRKLSSFPVVAVAARKLEDAQQFAKKHSIPQVYGNYEELARDPNIDVVYVGTIHPCHLKACLLFMDAKKNVLCEKPLAMNAKEVKDILACAKRNNVFLMEAVWTRFFPASAEIRRLLAEGELGEVKMVRSEFGAPVMHLPRSMHKELGGGAMLDIGIYCLQFTLMVYGGERPQSVQAMGVCAETGVDETVAVTLKFSNGRLAVFTCSSRMLLHNDASIVGTKGNIRVGSCS; encoded by the exons atgtttttagacacatttactaggatcattctgggaaatccctcatccttctattgtgttgctagtgttttagggagattaaatagtacctgtagttggaggggtgtgtccacgggtgtcttgaggccagtctctgagggaagtcgacggcagctgcatggactgcGCAAGCTCAGCTCatttccg GTTGTTGCTGTTGCTGCCCGCAAGCTGGAGGATGCGCAGCAGTTTGCAAAAAAGCACAGCATCCCTCAAGTGTACGGCAACTACGAGGAGCTGGCCAGAGATCCAAACATCG ATGTTGTGTATGTTGGCACGATCCATCCCTGCCATCTGAAAGCGTGTTTGCTCTTCATGGACGCCAAGAAAAACGTTCTGTGCGAGAAGCCCCTGGCTATGAACGCCAAGGAGGTGAAGGATATTCTGGCCTGTGCAAAGAGAAACAATGTCTTCCTCATGGAG GCCGTGTGGACCAGATTCTTCCCGGCCTCAGCGGAGATCCGCCGGCTGCTAGCGGAAGGTGAGCTGGGCGAGGTGAAGATGGTGAGGTCCGAGTTTGGCGCTCCGGTGATGCATTTACCGAGATCCATGCATAAGGAGCTTGGCGGAGGTGCGATGCTAGACATCGGCATCTACTGCCTGCAGTTCACCCTCATGGTGTACGGCGGAGAGAGACCCCAGAGTGTTCAGGCCATGGGCGTCTGTGCTGAGACTG GGGTGGATGAAACTGTGGCGGTCACTCTGAAGTTCTCCAACGGCAGGTTGGCGGTGTTCACGTGCTCCTCGAGGATGCTGCTCCACAATGACGCCAGTATCGTGGGCACCAAAGGCAACATCAGG gttGGCAGCTGCAGCTGA